The genomic DNA GATAACCCGAATTGACTGAACACCAGACTCTTGAACTAAAATATCGACCTGCGTCGCATGCGCATCAACGGCATTCTCAACGAGCTCCTTAACGACCGAGGCGGGCCGCTCCACAACTTCACCCGCAGCGATCTGATCCGCCAACACGGAAGCTAATTCATGAATTTTCCCCATTACCATCGGTCCTTTCGTCTAAAATTATTTAGATACCTTTTTTCTAACTCGCAATTCATACGAAACACAGTCAGTTTAAACTGACTGTTTTCAACTTAAATACTTGTCACATTTCAACAATAATCCATGACAAACATGCCCTTAAAATCGTTATTGCTTTGCAAGTACCGCGCTACTTACCTAATTTCTGCTGCCATTTATATAACTGATTCATCACATCCATCGGCGTCATCGCCATCAGGTTCAACGTCTTCAATTGTTGTAAGACCTTTTCACCTTTAGCATCAGTCATCGCTGGCTCAGCAAATAACGAGAGCTGTTCATCACCGGCTGCAGTTGCCGGTGATTCTGCAACTGGAGTCGCTGACTCAACGGCAACTGAATTATTGACCGCTTCATTAGTCACCGTATTCGTTACGTTCACGTCAACACTAGCAACCGCATCACTAGCTGAAATCGAAGCCGCTGTAGTTGAAACCGTGCTCGTTTGACTTTCTAAACTCGTGAGAATTTTATTGGCCCGCGCCAATAGACTAGTTGGCATCCCAGCCAACTTAGCAACGTGCACCCCGTAAGACTTATCTGCTGCCCCGGGTTCGACCTTGTGTAAGAAGACCAGTTCACCGTCTTTTTCAGTTGCGCCAACATGCACATTGCGCAACCCCGTCAATTCTTGATCCAAGGCCGTCAACTCATGATAGTGAGTCGAAAACAACGTCTTAGCATGAATGTGGTTATGCACAAATTCAATAATCGCCTGTGCTAACGCCATCCCATCATAAGTTGCCGTCCCCCGTCCAATTTCATCAAATAACACCAAACTGTTGGCCGTCGCGTGTTGTAAGGCATTATTAGCTTCTTGCATTTCCACCATAAATGTACTTTGGCCTGAGATTAGATCGTCAGTTGCACCAATCCGTGTGAAAATTTGGTCAAAAATAGGGAGTTGCGCCGACTTAGCCGGTACAAAACAACCAATTTGGGCCATGATGACTGTCAAAGCTAACTGCCGCATATACGTACTCTTACCTGACATATTCGGTCCAGTAATTAGTAATACCGTCTCGTCAGGTGCCATCGTCACGTTGTTTGGCACGTAACTCTGATTACCCATAACCTTTTCAACAACGGGATGGCGACCATCAACAATTTTTAAGTCATGTGACTTAGTCAATGTTGGTTGTACGAAATGGTAATCTTCGCTAACAACTGCGAAACTTTGTAAAACATCAATCGCTGCAACCGCCTTAGCTAACGTCTGTAAGCGCTGAATGGCCCCCTTAACCGTTTCACGAACCTTCGTGAAGAGTTGGTACTCAAGATCCGTAGAATGGCTCTCAGCTTCTAAAATCAAGCTTTCATGCGATTTCAACTCAGGTGTGCTAAAACGTTCGGCATTCGTCAACGTTTGTTTCCGTTCATAACGATCCTTTGGCAATTGGGCTAGGTTGGCTTTTGTAACCTCGATATAGTAGCCAAAGACCCGGTTAAAACCAATCTTTAGATTTTTAATACCGGTTGTCGCACGCTCTTGGGCCTCTAGTTCTGCGATCCATTTTTTCCCGTTATTCATCGCATCCCGGTATTGATCGAGCTGTTCATTATAACCATCCTTGATGACCCCACCGTCCGTTACCGACAAGGGTGCGTCTTCAACGATTGCCGCATCAATCAGATCCGCAACGTCTTCAACTGGATCCAACTGATTGACTTCCTCGTTAAATACTTGCGTGTCCAATTCCGATAAGATATATCGAATCTTAGGAATCTGACGCAATGACGTCTTTAATTGAACTAAATCGCGACCATTTACGCTACCAAAGGCAACCCGGCCAGCTAACCGTTCTAAATCATAGACCTTAGTTAATTCTTCTTGTAAGTTGCTACGTTCAAAATAGTGGTCCAACAAAGTGGCAACCTTACTTTGACGCGTTTCAATATCGTTCTTCACGATCAACGGCCGGTCGATCCACTGTTTCAGTAGTCGCCCGCCCATCGCCGTTTTGGTTTCATCCAATAACCACAAAAGCGTCCCCTGCTTTTTACCAGTTCGGATCGACTTCATTAGTTCCAAATTATATTTAGAATTATGATCAAGTTTTAAGAAGTACGATGGTTCATAAGCAATTGCTTTTTGTAGGTGTGCTAGACTCCGCTTTTGGGTTACCGTAATATACATTAATAGCCGTTCTACAACTTTTTTTTCCAACTCAACAGTCAAATCCTGGGTCAAATAACTTAGCTCCGCCTGAGGAGTCACGTTATTTTGTTCCGAAACGAGAATCCCCAGTGATTTGATCTGTCCACGCAAGTCGTCGCCAACTGAAGCATCGACCACAATTTCCTTGGTTTGCAAACTAGTCAACTCGTTGACCAGCGCATCATTGGTCGTTAAAACACTCGTCTTTAATTCCCCTGTCGATAGGTCGGCGTACGCAAAGCCATATTGTTGATTGCTCTGAGTCAATGCAGTCAAGTAGTTATTGGTCTTCGCCTGTTCGGCACCACGTTCTAGCGTCGTGCCGGGCGTGACTAATTGGATCACTTCCCGCTTGACCATACCCTTAGCTAATTTGGGATCTTCCATCTGTTCACAAATGGCTACTTTGTAACCCTTATCAACTAAAATATCAATATAATTTTGCACGGCGCGATGCGGTACCCCACACATTGGAATTGGATTTTCTGCCGAATGGTTCCGCGTTGTTAACGTCAACTCTAATAACTGGGCACCTTTAATCGCGTCATCAAAAAACATTTCATAAAAATCACCGAGTCGATAAAATAAAAACGCATCGGGATATTGATTTTTGACTGCAAAATATTGACGCATCATCGGTGTATCTTTCGTTTTTTGTGGCACACTTAATCCTACTTTCTATCCTTAAATCTTAATCGTCAAAATATGGGTGATCCGGATTAATTAAAATCCGGGCAATCTTTTTCGCCCGGCCACTCTGACCATCAATGTCAATCACACAACCAGATAACACCGCCGGACTATCCTCTTGCACGTTAAAACGGGTCGGCATTTGTTCTAGGAATCGCTGAATAACGTTCTCCCGGGTCATCCCTAAAATGCCATTATACGGTCCCGTGAAGCCAACGTCACTTAAAAAGGCCGTTCCATCGGGTAAGACCCGTTCATCACTTGTCTGCACATGGGTGTGCGTCCCAACCACGGCACTCACTTGACCATCCAAGTACCAGGCCATTGCCTCTTTTTCACTCGTTGTTTCGGCATGAAAGTCAATGAAAATATTCGGGGTTTCTTCCCGCAACTGGGTCACTAATGGTTGCACTGTGGTAAAAGGGTCAGCCAAGTTTTGGCCCATAAACACATTACCTTGTAAATTAATTACGGCTAACTTGACCGTATTGACCTTCACAATCGTGTACCCAACGCCCGGGGTGGTTGCCGGCGGGAAATTTAATGGTCGAATCAGTTTCTTGGCCCCGTTAATAAAATCAAAGATTTCATTATTATCCCAAGTATGATTGCCCATCGTAATAACATCAGCACCTGCCGTCAAGATATCCTTATAAACTTCCTGATTGATACCACGGCCACGGGTGGCATTTTCCCCATTGACAATGGTAACTTGCGGCTTGTAGCGCCGTTTTAACTTAGGTAAGTACGTGGTAACCGCCGTCTGACCGACGTTGCCCATGACATCCCCAACAAATAGAATTCGCATAGATTGCTCCCTTGTTTAACGTTATACCAATTATTTTAGCATTATTTAGCCCGAAAAACGTGATTGAATTTTACTGACAATTAAAAAATGAGCTTAGGTCAAGACCTAAACTCACTTCCCGGTTATTTAGCGTAATCAACTGCTCGAACTTCCCGAATAACCGTAACCTTAATATGACCGGGATATTCAAGTTCATTTTCAATCTGCTTTTTAACATCGTGCGCCAAAACAGTTGCCTGTAAATCAGAAATTTCATTTGGCTTAACGATGACCCGAATTTCACGACCGGCTTGGATGGCATAACTCTTCTTGACCCCATCCTCATTATTAGCGATCGCTTCTAGCTTTTCGAGCCGATGAATATAATTCTCCAGCGACTCGCTCCGAGCACCTGGCCGGGCGGCTGAAATCGAATCAGACGTCGCAACCAATACCGCAATGATCGACTTAGCTTCCACATCACCATGATGGGACGCAATCGTGTTAATCACGACGGGACTCTCTTTGTACTTCGTTGTTAATTCCACGCCAATTTCAACGTGGGATCCTTCGACCTCATGATCGACGGCCTTACCAATATCGTGTAATAATCCTGCGCGTTTCGCGAGTGTAACATCTTCACCAAGTTCAGCGGCCAACACGCCCGCCAACTTCGCAACTTCAATTGAGTGATTCAAAACATTTTGACCATAACTGGTCCGATAATTTAACCGACCAACTAGCTTGATTAAATCAGGATGCATCCCATGCAAACCTAAGTCAAAGACGGCTTGTTCACCGGTTTCACGGATTTTTTCGTCCATTTCCTTACGTGCTTTTTCAACCATTTCTTCAATCCGAGCTGGATGAATCCGCCCGTCTTGAATCAGTTTTTCAAGCGCGATCTTTGCGATTTCACGACGAATCGGATCGTAACCACTTAAAACGACGGCTTCTGGCGTGTCATCGATAATTAAATCAATCCCCGTCAAAGTTTCCAACGTTCGAATGTTACGACCTTCCCGGCCAATAATCCGGCCTTTCATGTCGTCATTCGGCAAAGCAACGACCGATACCGTGGTCTCTGAGACCATATCGGCGGCACTTTGCTGAATCGCTTGGACAATTAAGTTTTTGGCTTCTTTTTCAGACTGCGCTTTCACTTCGTCCGTATTTTCTTTAATTAATACGGCCCGTTCATGCGTTAATTGTTCGCGCGTTTGGGTCAAAATCTGTTCGCGAGCTTGTTCTTGTGACAAGGCCGCGACCCGTTCTAACTCAGCTTGACGTTGCGTGATTAGTGAAGCTGCACTTTGTTGCTGTTGTTCAACACGTTTTTGCTCATTGGCAATTTTATCTTCTTTTTTGCCTAAAGCATCCTCGCGCTTTTCAAAAGTATTCTCTTTGTGATCTAAAGTTTCTTCACGTTGAAGCAACCGGTCTTCTTGCTTTTGCACTTCATTCCGGCGTTGCTTTAACTCTGTTTCAACTTCAGCCCGGTAACGGTGACTCTCTTCCTTAGCCTCAAGGACTTTTTCTTTCTTGTGAGTCTCCGCTGCCCGTTTGGCCTCAGAAATAATACCTTCGGCTGTGTTCTTGGCAACGTCCAATTCTTTTTCATGGACGTTCTTGCGTACATAGTAACCAATCCCATAACCGACAACAATTGCGATGACTGCGAGGATTATACCGAAAACATTCATGTTTCCACCTCCGCATCACCAAAATCCAGTTAACATAAAATCAACTACAAATTTTCAGATGTTATATTTTGATTATTTACACACTTGTTATTCTAATGTTAGAAACGAATAGTGTCAACTTAAAGTCTTATGGCAACCGGTCTACCCGTGCTGATTTTGACTCGAAACAAGCCAAATATGTACATAAAACGTCCAAAATAATTATTTTGGACGTTTTATAACTAACTATTTATTTTTCGGTTGGCTGGTCATCAAGTTCTAGCGCTGTCTCAGTAGGTCCCGCTTTGGGTGTCTTACCTTGGCCCTTGCTAGCACTCTTAGCTGTGGCCTTATCCTTAGCTTGATCATTAGTTTCAGTCGCTTCTTCATCACCAGTTTGGTCCATGCCATACGCGTCCCGAACCTTTTGCCGAATTTCCGTCATGATATCAGGATGTTCGTCCAGGTATTTCTTCGCATTTTCACGACCTTGACCAATCCGATCGTCGCCGTATGAATACCAAGAACCACTCTTCTTCACAATATCCTTTTCAGCAGCCATGTCGACAATTTCACCAGTTTGTGAAATACCATGACCATACATAATATCTACTTCAGCTCGCTTAAATGGTGGCGCCACCTTGTTTTTAACAACTTTGATTCGAACACGGTTACCAATAATATTGGTTCCCTCTTTAATTTGTTCAGCCCGCCGAACTTCCAACCGAATTGTTGCGTAGAATTTCAACGCCCGACCACCCGGAGTCGTCTCGGGATTACCAAACATCACCCCGACTTTTTCACGAATTTGATTAATAAATAATGCAATCGTCTTAGTCTTGTTCAACGTTCCGGATAGTTTTCGTAATGCCTGTGACATGAGTCGAGCTTGTAACCCAACGTGCGCGTCACCCATTTCACCTTCAATTTCGGCCCGTGGAACTAAAGCCGCAACTGAGTCAACAACCAAAATATCAACGGCACCACTAGAAACTAAGGCATCTGCGATTTCAAGCCCCTGTTCACCAGTATCTGGTTGCGAGAGCAATAGATCATCGATATTAACCCCCAAATGTTCCGCATAAATAGGGTCTAAGGCATTTTCAGCATCAATATAAGCTGCCGTGCCACCTTGCTTTTGAACTTCAGCCACCGCGTGTAACGCAACGGTCGTTTTACCTGAACTTTCAGGACCATAGATTTCTACGATCCGGCCACGTGGGTAGCCGCCAACACCCAACGCATCATCTAAGGCCAACGATCCACTTGAAATCGTTGAAATCGTCGTCTGGGCAGCATCACCCATCCGCATAATCGCCCCTTTACCAAAGTTCTTTTCGATCTTTTTTAGGGCAGTATCTAGTGCTGCTTTCCGTGCATCAGCCAAATTATTTCCTCCTTTGGTGCTCGTTTCTAACTCTTAATATCATAGCTGTTCAAAGTCAGAATTGCAAGCAAAAAGCGAACAAAAGTTCGTATTATTTTTTTAAGTCCATATCCGCGTTTAAAGCATGCCGCAATAAGTCTAAACCAGCCATCACACTGCGCTCACGGATCTGTTGCCGGTTACCAGCAAAATGATACTGGTGAGCAACAACGGGTTGATTGCGATAGGCTAAGCCGATCCAGACGGTCCCAGCAACTTGACCTTCAAGTGTCCCCGGCCCCGCAACACCAGTAAAGCTCACGCCCACTGCAGTATTTAATTGTTTTTTGGCTCCCACTGCCATGGCTTGAGCAGTCGTTTTAGAAACTACCCCATCGGTATCAATAATTGCTTGCGGCACATTGACTAACTGATGCTTAGCTTCATTGGCATACGTGACAAAGCCACCCGGAAAGATTGCTGAGACACCGGATACACTACCGATCGTGCTCTGAAATAGTCCGGCCGTTAAACTTTCCGCAGCCGTAAGACTCAACTTAGCCGCAATCATTTGCTTAATAACCGTTGTCACTAACGAATTATCATCACCATAACCGTAAAAGAAGGTCCCCACACAAGCTTTAATTTGCTGGTCCACCGTATCAATCATCGTCTTGGCTACCCTCTCAGTCACTGCTTGGGCACTCAGGCGTAACGTCACCTCGTTAGTCTTGGCATACGGTGCGATCGTCACTTTAGTCTGGCCATCGATCAATGGCTGCAACTTAGTAACCAGTTCAGACTCACTGATACCATAAAAGCGCATCACTCGCGAATAAATTTGTGCCTGTCGCCCGTATGCCGCGGCCAATTTCGGCTTAGCTTCAGTATCAAACATCATAGTCAATTCGCGGGGCGGTCCCGGCAGCAACAAGAAATCAGCACTATCCACAGACTGATAAAAAGCCCCAACCGCCATCCCATTGTGATTAGTCAACGGCACCGCACCATCAGGATATAATGCTTGTAACCGGTTATTAGCAGTCATTGTCTTACCATTAGTTGCAAACCAAGCCGTAATCTTTTGCATCGCTGATGGCGACTCAACCAACGCCACGTTTAAATATTGTGCGAGGGTCTGTTTGGTTAAATCATCTTTCGTTGGTCCTAGTCCCCCCGTCAAAATGACGAGATCATTCCGTTGGGCCGCAATTTCAATCACGGCCGATAACCGTTGCGGATTGTCACCGACCACCGTCTGATAATAACTATCAATTCCTAATTCAGCCAATCCTTGTGCGATATAAGTACTATTCGTATTTGTAATCTGTCCCAGTAAAATCTCGGTACCAACCGCGATTATTTCTGCTTGCATGCCAAAAGCCTCCCCGTAATCATATCGATTACATCCAGTATGGGCGCAGTTAACAACGTCCTACAATTAGTATATACGAAAACAACGGGTGACCCCATTAAAAAGATTGCACATTTTACCTCAGTAATCCAATCCTAATCGTGAGTAAAAGCGCCACCCTAAGCGCAATACTCAGGGTGGCGCTTACTATTAACTTTATTTAAACCCATCTGCAAAAACGTCACGATTCTGAACAAAATAATCAACGCCAGAATATATCACAAAGAATAAGCAGATATATAACATAATTAAGGCAAACGGAACGTGAATAGCCGCAAACAACACATTGTTCAATAACAAGAAGATAATTGCAATCATTTGTGTGGTTGTTTTAATCTTCCCAGGCATCGCAGCTGCCATCACTTGACCATTATTTTCAACGATTAATAGGCGTAATCCTGTCACAGCTAATTCCCGACACATAATAATCGCCACAACCCAATCAGGGGCTGCATTCATCCGCACTAGTATGATAAAGGCGGTCATCACTAACATCTTATCCGCCAGTGGATCCGCAAACTTCCCAAAGTTAGTCACTAAATGTTGGCCCCGCGCGATTTTACCATCCGCTAAATCAGTTAATGAAGCAATCGCAAAAATAACTGTTGCCACCACTTGGGTAACTGGAATCGTTGTTCCAGCCCACACAACTTGCCCCCAATTAAGGGGTAGCACCATAATAAGAATAAAAACTGGAATCAGAATAATCCGAAACACCGTTAATTTATTAGGTAAATTCAAAGTACCAGCCTCCTCCGCAACGTTATTTGATGGTTAAAGTAATCGTTCGAACTTGTGACGTACTGTTTTTCGGATTAAAGTTGAACGTCTTACCATTGATGGTTACGGTCGTGGCAGTTGCGTTCCCAAACTGGAACTTAACCGTCTTAGCATTGCTTGGTAACGTTAGCGTATGTGACCCATCCGCCTTCAACGTTCCTTGCCAAGTTTGTGTTCCATTAGTGGTGACGGAGGTCCAAGCAGCCTTAGTAGACTTGATCACTACTTTATTCTTATCCGCCCCATTCGTCAAAGTAAAGGCTGTATCGCTACTACCGTCAGCTTTAATGCTTTGTTCCTTGGTAGAAGCAGCTTTAGAACTAGTTTTAGCTGACGAGCTAGCTTTCGATGAACTTGATTTCTTTTTAGAGCTCGAAACTTGTACCGAAGAGTTGTCGGCACTCGTACTAGAACTCGAACCAGCGTGGGTCCGGACCGCCATAAACCAAATAAATAACAAAATCAAAACCACGATAGCTGTGACAATGATTGTTGGTAAATAGTTGCGCACCCGACTAGCTGGTGAAGTGGGCTGTTCACGACTCGCAACCCGGGTAGGTTGAACTTCATCAACATTTTCAACGATGTTTTCAGCGTGAACACTTGGTAATTGGTCACGATATTCCTCTAACAAGGCGTTACCATCCAAATCAACAGTATCTGCATATTGTTTAACAAACGCCCGCACATAAAAATCACCTGGCAACTTATCAAACTGTTCATCTTCGATTGCAATCAAGTAACGCTTCTGAATCTTGGTGATTTGTTGCAAATCATCAATGGTCAGGCCCTTCGCTGTCCGAGCAGCCTTTAAGCGCGCCCCAATCGTTGTTGTTTCTTCGTTATTTTCACTCATTGACTTTTTCTCCACCCTAAGTCTATTTTCAAAATCTTACGGTTAATAGTATATCACAGCAACTAAATTTAGCAGCCCCGTGACCATTAAATTTCAGATTTCCTTAACTCTTTGCCTGTGGTCGAATTTGATACTCACTAATAGCTTGAGAAGTCAGTAATTGTTCAGCAACCGTCTGCAAATCGGCCAGCGTTAAGTGATCAATTACGGCTGGCTCATCAAAAATAGTGGCCGTCCCAAATAATCGTTGATCATACCGGTTCGCGATAGCTTCTAAGGAGTTCGCCATGAAGACAATGCGGCCAATCATTTCCTTTTTCACTAATGCCAACGTTGCTTCTTGATCAACAACGGCTGTCCGCCAATTTTCCAACACGTCAATGATGGCCGCATCAAATTTTGCGGGATCATCCGTCTCACCACTAAAGGTCACAAAATTAAAGCCGGACTGTAATTCGAAATCATACCCAAACGTATCATCAATGATTCCTTGATCATATAAGCGTAAATAATCGGCCGAAGTATCACCAAATAATAACTCTAGTAAAACATTGACCGCTGCGCGATACTTTAAGGCCGCTGCGCCCGCTTCAATCGGCACTAATCCCTTGACACCAACGATTGATTTGGCCCGATTGACCGGCATATCAATCGTTCGGTAAGGAATAATATCATGCCCATCCGTAACGGTTTCAGGAATTTTACGTGCAATCGGTTGAAAGGCCGTAAAATTCTTCGCTGCTTGATTAGTCTTGATCCACCCTAATACTTCATCCGGGTCAAAATGGCCAACCACAAACAACGTCATGTTCTCGGGATGATAAAATGTCCGATACGCCGCGTACAAGTCATCAGCTGTAATCTTAGCAATTGAATCCGTAGTCCCCGCAATATCGTACTGCAGTGGATGGTTCGGATATAAATTGCCAATCATGCCAAAATACAACCGCCAACTTGGATCATCATCATACATCTCAATTTCTTGCCCAATAATACCTTTTTCCTTATCAACCGTTGCTGGTGTAAAGTATGGATCCTGAACAAAATCCAGTAAGGTCATGAGATTGGCTTGCAAGTGACGGGTTGCCGAAAATAAATAACTCGTCTTCGTAAAACTCGTAAAAGCGTTTGCGCTCGCACCATACTGACCAAAAGTTTGAAAGGCATCATGATCTTCCTTTTCAAACATCTTATGCTCCAAAAAATGGGCAATACCATCCGGGAAACGTTGCATTTCAGTGCTACCCGCCGGTACAAAGGTATTGTCGATCGAGCCATAATTCGTTGTAAAGGTGGCGTACGTCTTATGATAGCCAGCCTTAGGTAATAACGTGACGGTCAACCCGTTGTCTAACTTGGCTTGATAACAGCTTTCATTAAATTGATCATATTTTTTTACTTTCATGCGGTTACCCCACTCAAGAAGAACCCATTATTCAGGGTCACCATCTTTGCGACTGCAATAATCTGCTCACGCGTAACATTTTGAATCTGCGTTAACCATTCAGTATCCGTGACATGCTGTTGCGTTAAATCATCGATTAATGCCTGAACTGCGAATGTCCGCTGACTATCTAAGCTCGATTCAAAATCATTAATCAAGCCCAGTTTAAGTTGCGCTACTAAATCATCTGTAAAATCGCCAGTCTGAATCGCCGTCAGTTGGGCCGCAATAATTGCCAGTACTTGATCATGATTCTTACCATCAATCCCAGCTTGCACCTTGAGAACACCACGGAAGGTATCTAACGAACTGCTAGCATAGTACGCGAGACTTGCTTTCTCACGTACATTCATGAATAGCTTAGATAGTGGGGACCCACCAAATAATTCGTTAAAGACCAAGGCCGCGTAATAATGATTACCACGATAAAAGACTGGTAAGTCATAACCTAAATTCAGTTTGGCCTGACTAAGCGCTTGTTGTTCACTTACTTCAACGTATTGCTTCGTATTATGATGTTGATAAAATGGCCGGGGCCGTCCAGTTGGGCGGTCTTCAAAGCCAGCCTGTTGCCACTGCGTCAAAATAGCTGCCTCATCAATATCACCCGTTACAATAATATCAATTTGATCATCTTGAATCATCATTTGATAGTAATTATATAAGCTGTAAGCATTAATTGCCGTCAAATCATTAACTGTGCCGTAACTTGGAACTTGTTGAGCTGGTTCATCAGCAAACAGTGCTGCATTGAGCTGTTGGGCAGCATAATACTGTTTGTCATCCGCAACCGACTTAATAGCCGCTTCCAAGTTCGTCTTTTGGCGATCAAACGTTGCTTGGTCAAATTGGCCACCAGCA from Lactiplantibacillus paraplantarum includes the following:
- the yfmH gene encoding EF-P 5-aminopentanol modification-associated protein YfmH — its product is MKVKKYDQFNESCYQAKLDNGLTVTLLPKAGYHKTYATFTTNYGSIDNTFVPAGSTEMQRFPDGIAHFLEHKMFEKEDHDAFQTFGQYGASANAFTSFTKTSYLFSATRHLQANLMTLLDFVQDPYFTPATVDKEKGIIGQEIEMYDDDPSWRLYFGMIGNLYPNHPLQYDIAGTTDSIAKITADDLYAAYRTFYHPENMTLFVVGHFDPDEVLGWIKTNQAAKNFTAFQPIARKIPETVTDGHDIIPYRTIDMPVNRAKSIVGVKGLVPIEAGAAALKYRAAVNVLLELLFGDTSADYLRLYDQGIIDDTFGYDFELQSGFNFVTFSGETDDPAKFDAAIIDVLENWRTAVVDQEATLALVKKEMIGRIVFMANSLEAIANRYDQRLFGTATIFDEPAVIDHLTLADLQTVAEQLLTSQAISEYQIRPQAKS
- the yfmF gene encoding EF-P 5-aminopentanol modification-associated protein YfmF; this encodes MLQTQLAKGVQLTTVKSHQFKTNQIIINFRAPLARETITQRALLSNLLETSAADYPDQRALANALAAMYGAAFGAGVSRKGPTHNLQLAITVANERYLATDQPLTNQAIQFLQRVILRPLAAGGQFDQATFDRQKTNLEAAIKSVADDKQYYAAQQLNAALFADEPAQQVPSYGTVNDLTAINAYSLYNYYQMMIQDDQIDIIVTGDIDEAAILTQWQQAGFEDRPTGRPRPFYQHHNTKQYVEVSEQQALSQAKLNLGYDLPVFYRGNHYYAALVFNELFGGSPLSKLFMNVREKASLAYYASSSLDTFRGVLKVQAGIDGKNHDQVLAIIAAQLTAIQTGDFTDDLVAQLKLGLINDFESSLDSQRTFAVQALIDDLTQQHVTDTEWLTQIQNVTREQIIAVAKMVTLNNGFFLSGVTA